A window of Chaetodon auriga isolate fChaAug3 chromosome 2, fChaAug3.hap1, whole genome shotgun sequence contains these coding sequences:
- the tp53rk gene encoding EKC/KEOPS complex subunit TP53RK: protein MAQEKSMAIPEFLGEAELLKQGAEARVYRAQFLGKPTIVKERFPKRYRHPSLDEKLTHRRTVQEVRSILRCRRAGILAPVVYFVDYNSHCIFLEEIMGSSTVRDHIASIQRANSCKEPELERLAERVGQILAKMHDEDVIHGDLTTSNMLLRCGPENGESDLILIDFGLSYISALPEDKGVDLYVLEKAFLSTHPNTEALFEKLLKSYTASSKKSSAVIKKLDEVRLRGRKRSMVG, encoded by the exons ATGGCCCAGGAAAAGAGCATGGCGATTCCTGAGTTCCTCGGTGAAGCAGAGTTATTAAAACAAGGGGCAGAAGCTCGGGTCTACCGGGCACAGTTTCTTGGAAAGCCGACCATTGTGAAAGAAAGGTTCCCGAAACGCTACAGACACCCATCGCTGGACGAAAAACTGACACACCGCAGGACGGTGCAGGAGGTCCGCTCCATACTGCGCTGCCGGAGAGCAG gCATACTGGCCCCAGTAGTGTATTTTGTGGACTACAATTCTCACTGTATTTTCTTGGAGGAAATCATGGGTTCCTCGACTGTGCGTGACCATATCGCATCCATTCAGCGGGCTAATTCCTGTAAGGAACCAGAGCTGGAACGGCTGGCTGAGAGGGTGGGTCAGATCCTGGCCAAAATGCACGATGAGGACGTCATCCATGGAGACCTGACCACCTCCAACATGCTGCTGAGATGCGGCCCGGAGAACGGGGAGTCCGACCTGATCCTCATCGACTTTGGCCTGAGTtacatctctgctctgccagaAGATAAGGGGGTGGACTTGTATGTGCTGGAGAAGGCCTTCCTCAGTACCCACCCCAATACAGAGGCATTGTTTGAAAAGTTGCTCAAGAGCTACACAGCATCATCCAAGAAATCATCAGCGGTCATTAAAAAGCTTGACGAGGTTCGattgagagggaggaagaggtcGATGGTGGGATGA